Proteins from a genomic interval of Epinephelus fuscoguttatus linkage group LG16, E.fuscoguttatus.final_Chr_v1:
- the chrm3a gene encoding muscarinic acetylcholine receptor M3 — protein MSSNSTDPGHFLTANTSLPAAGVYPQSNALHQGGSGGAPWMGFHVNSLEDNSSATSKLLNLTLESQNKNGTVLDPLGGHRLWQVVLIVLLTGMLSLITIIGNILVVVSFKVNRQLKTVNNYFLLSLAVADLIIGVISMNLYTAYLVMGYWAMGNWACDMWLAVDYVASNASVMNLLVISFDRYFSITRPLTYRAKRTTKRAGIMIGLAWFVSFVLWAPAILLWQYFEGKRTVPADQCYIQFLTEPTITFCTAMAAFYLPVTIMSVLYWRIYLETQNRSKELAGLQGSGSRGGIGGRGGNGAGERARFVHQTGSSRSCSSYELTRLSRRKSTCRELVGRFHCWPGVRSWRPGSTRQGDGDPDQSSSDSWNNNDAAVSLDHSGSSDDEDCGGKEMITQSHAIFSIVLSLPGIKAAVNSQLTSCEDLDAASEEDPLRGAEYNRDSLSTVTTNTTATTTPDGANSSENSYHQRFCSRKIQSMPAIEASSNQASDDPPTTTTTATNSTTTSTTTKSPSVPMSFKEAALAKRFASRARTQITKRKRMSLVKEKKAAQTLSAILFAFIITWTPYNIMVLINAFCKVCIPETLWAVGYWLCYVNSTVNPMCYALCNKTFRTTFKMILLCRWDQKKRRKQQFQQRQSVVFHRRIPREST, from the coding sequence ATGAGCTCCAACAGCACAGACCCTGGTCACTTCCTGACTGCAAACACCTCACTACCAGCAGCCGGAGTCTATCCACAATCCAATGCTCTCcaccaaggaggaagtggaggagccCCCTGGATGGGTTTTCATGTGAATTCCCTGGAGGATAATTCCTCTGCCACCAGCAAACTCTTAAACCTCACATTGGAATCCCAAAATAAGAACGGAACAGTCCTTGATCCCTTGGGTGGCCATCGTTTGTGGCAGGTTGTCCTCATTGTATTGCTGACAGGTATGCTGTCACTGATCACCATCATCGGCAACATCCTGGTGGTGGTATCCTTTAAGGTTAACCGCCAGCTGAAGACGGTAAATAACTACTTCTTGCTGAGCTTGGCTGTGGCTGACCTCATCATAGGCGTCATCTCCATGAACCTCTACACAGCTTATCTTGTGATGGGCTACTGGGCCATGGGGAACTGGGCTTGTGACATGTGGCTGGCTGTGGACTATGTGGCCAGCAATGCATCAGTTATGAACCTACTGGTCATCAGCTTTGATCGCTACTTTTCAATCACTAGGCCTTTGACATACAGGGCCAAACGGACAACAAAGCGAGCTGGGATCATGATCGGCCTAGCCtggtttgtttcttttgtgctTTGGGCCCCAGCCATCCTACTATGGCAGTACTTTGAAGGTAAAAGGACCGTACCTGCAGATCAGTGCTACATTCAGTTCCTCACAGAGCCCACTATAACCTTCTGCACAGCCATGGCGGCTTTCTACTTGCCTGTGACGATAATGAGTGTTCTCTACTGGCGCATTTACCTGGAGACCCAGAACCGTTCAAAGGAGTTAGCTGGGTTGCAGGGTTCAGGGAGTCGTGGTGGGATAGGAGGAAGAGGTGGGAATGGTGCCGGCGAGAGAGCCCGTTTTGTCCACCAGACGGGAAGTTCGAGAAGTTGCAGCAGCTACGAGTTGACCCGATTGTCCCGGAGAAAGAGCACATGTCGGGAGCTAGTTGGTCGCTTCCACTGCTGGCCTGGGGTTCGCTCTTGGAGACCTGGTAGTACCCGGCAGGGGGATGGCGATCCAGATCAGAGCAGCAGCGACAGTTGGAACAACAACGATGCTGCAGTCTCGTTGGACCACTCTGGGTCCTCAGATGATGAGGACTGCGGGGGCAAAGAGATGATTACCCAGAGTCATGCTATTTTCTCCATCGTTCTCAGCCTGCCTGGTATAAAGGCTGCTGTCAACTCCCAGCTCACCTCATGTGAGGATCTGGATGCAGCCTCAGAGGAGGATCCCCTGAGGGGAGCGGAGTACAACCGAGACAGCCTCTCAACAGTCACCACCAACACCACTGCCACCACTACTCCTGATGGAGCCAACAGTTCAGAAAATAGCTACCACCAACGCTTCTGCTCACGGAAGATTCAGTCAATGCCTGCCATCGAGGCTTCCTCTAACCAAGCCTCGGATGATCCACCAACAACTACTACCACTGCCACCAACAGCACtaccaccagcaccaccacaaAATCCCCCTCTGTCCCAATGTCCTTCAAAGAGGCAGCTCTGGCGAAGCGTTTTGCATCCCGAGCCCGGACTCAGATCACCAAGAGGAAGCGCATGTCCTTAGTGAAGGAGAAGAAGGCAGCTCAAACTCTCAGTGCCATTCTCTTTGCTTTCATCATCACATGGACACCTTACAACATCATGGTGCTGATCAATGCCTTCTGTAAAGTTTGCATCCCGGAGACCCTGTGGGCAGTAGGGTACTGGCTGTGCTACGTCAACAGCACAGTCAACCCCATGTGCTACGCCCTGTGCAACAAGACTTTCCGTACAACTTTTAAGATGATACTGCTGTGCCGCTGGGAccagaaaaaaaggaggaagcAGCAGTTCCAGCAGAGGCAGTCGGTGGTCTTCCACAGGAGGATTCCCAGGGAGTCCACGTAA